Proteins from a genomic interval of Pseudoruegeria sp. SHC-113:
- a CDS encoding DUF2065 domain-containing protein, with amino-acid sequence MIETILLALGLVLFVEGLVFALAPSRLDELLKFIASIPRDTRRLIGLFAMGAGFLLVWLSGGL; translated from the coding sequence GTGATCGAAACGATCCTTCTCGCCCTCGGGCTTGTACTCTTCGTGGAGGGGCTGGTGTTCGCACTGGCCCCTTCGCGCCTTGATGAGCTGCTCAAATTCATCGCCTCAATCCCCCGCGACACCCGCCGGCTGATCGGTTTGTTCGCCATGGGGGCCGGTTTTCTACTGGTCTGGCTCTCCGGCGGCCTTTAA
- a CDS encoding GNAT family N-acetyltransferase — MQDIEIERCQSLPPRADLDGLLSQYYALIVERMQAMGFEIDPEAPRSALAEFWENAEDYLPPKGCIVVARSSTGALVGCGMLKCLGPEVGELKRVFVTQAARGSGAGRALIEAREAAAREMGLKRLVADTLTPNVEMRSLYPKLGFTEVRGPIETTTYNDQPMLRPHLHYFVKDL, encoded by the coding sequence ATGCAGGACATTGAAATCGAACGCTGCCAAAGCCTGCCGCCACGGGCAGACCTCGACGGCTTGCTGTCGCAATATTATGCCCTGATCGTTGAGCGGATGCAGGCCATGGGGTTTGAGATCGACCCGGAAGCGCCCCGCAGCGCGCTCGCGGAATTCTGGGAAAACGCCGAGGATTACCTGCCCCCTAAAGGGTGCATCGTGGTTGCGCGCAGTAGCACAGGCGCGCTTGTCGGCTGCGGCATGCTGAAATGCCTTGGGCCGGAGGTGGGCGAGCTGAAACGTGTGTTCGTGACGCAAGCCGCGCGGGGCAGCGGGGCAGGGCGCGCCCTGATTGAAGCGCGCGAGGCCGCCGCCCGCGAGATGGGGCTGAAACGGCTGGTGGCAGATACGCTCACCCCCAACGTGGAAATGCGCAGCCTCTACCCCAAGCTCGGCTTTACCGAGGTGCGCGGCCCGATCGAAACCACGACCTACAACGATCAGCCGATGCTGCGCCCCCATTTGCACTACTTCGTGAAGGATCTCTGA
- the gor gene encoding glutathione-disulfide reductase: MAFDYDLFVIGGGSGGVRAARLAASEAGAKVALAEEYRMGGTCVIRGCVPKKLMVFASAYKEQFEDARAYGWDVSEGGFNWETFHPKLTAELERLEGIYRNVLANAGVTTYDARATLKDAHTVALSTGETFTAKHILVAAGGHPFKPEMAGIEHTITSNEVFLWDKLPKSILIVGGGFIACEFACILHGLGVEVTQFYRGAQILRGFDDEARGHVAEQMKDRGVDLHVGTDVLEIKKVEGGLWVKCTNGTERVYEQVMFATGRVPNTAGMGLEEAGVKLGRKGEIVVDDYSQTSVPSIYAVGDVTDRINLTPVAIREGAAFVETVFKGNPTKPDHELVASAVFTQPELGTVGLTEEEAAEQEPIEVYAASFRAMQTLFAGRDDRVMMKLIVSQATRKVLGCHIVADNAGEMIQLAAIAVKMGATKEDFDRTVAVHPTMSEELVTMKTPTRTA, from the coding sequence ATGGCTTTCGATTATGATCTGTTTGTCATCGGCGGTGGCTCCGGTGGCGTGCGCGCAGCGCGGCTGGCGGCCTCCGAAGCCGGGGCCAAGGTGGCGCTGGCAGAGGAATACCGCATGGGCGGCACCTGCGTGATCCGGGGCTGCGTGCCGAAAAAGCTGATGGTTTTCGCCTCCGCCTATAAGGAGCAGTTCGAGGATGCCCGCGCCTATGGCTGGGACGTGTCTGAGGGCGGCTTCAACTGGGAGACCTTCCACCCCAAGCTCACCGCGGAACTGGAGCGGCTCGAAGGCATCTACCGCAATGTGCTGGCCAATGCCGGTGTCACCACCTACGACGCCCGCGCCACGCTGAAGGACGCCCACACCGTGGCGCTCTCCACCGGAGAGACCTTCACCGCCAAGCATATCCTCGTGGCCGCAGGGGGGCATCCGTTCAAGCCCGAGATGGCGGGGATCGAGCATACGATCACCTCGAACGAGGTCTTTCTCTGGGACAAGCTGCCGAAATCCATCCTGATCGTGGGCGGCGGCTTCATCGCCTGCGAGTTCGCCTGCATCCTGCATGGGCTCGGCGTCGAGGTAACGCAGTTCTACCGCGGCGCGCAGATCCTGCGCGGCTTTGACGATGAGGCGCGCGGCCATGTGGCCGAGCAGATGAAGGATCGTGGCGTGGACCTGCACGTCGGCACCGATGTGCTGGAGATCAAGAAGGTCGAAGGCGGGCTCTGGGTGAAATGCACCAATGGCACCGAGCGCGTTTATGAGCAGGTCATGTTTGCCACGGGCCGGGTGCCCAATACGGCGGGCATGGGCCTTGAAGAGGCGGGCGTAAAGCTGGGCCGCAAGGGCGAGATCGTCGTGGACGACTATTCCCAGACCTCTGTGCCGTCGATTTACGCCGTGGGCGATGTGACCGACCGGATCAACCTCACACCCGTTGCCATCCGCGAGGGCGCGGCTTTTGTTGAAACCGTCTTCAAGGGCAACCCGACGAAACCCGATCACGAACTGGTGGCTTCGGCCGTTTTCACCCAGCCGGAGCTGGGCACCGTGGGGCTGACGGAAGAAGAGGCGGCGGAGCAGGAGCCGATCGAGGTCTATGCGGCCTCGTTCCGCGCGATGCAGACGCTCTTTGCGGGCCGCGATGACCGGGTGATGATGAAGCTCATCGTCAGCCAGGCCACGCGCAAGGTGCTGGGGTGTCATATCGTCGCCGACAACGCCGGCGAAATGATCCAGCTTGCGGCGATTGCCGTGAAGATGGGCGCAACAAAAGAAGATTTCGACCGCACTGTCGCGGTCCATCCGACGATGAGCGAAGAGCTTGTCACCATGAAGACCCCGACGCGCACGGCTTGA
- a CDS encoding peptidoglycan-binding domain-containing protein, with the protein MPASSSLSRSRLLVSFALALAGLTAACVEPERRQVAVTAANTAALIPTQTDAPDTADTGTCWAQDTQPALIQTTTEQVQIAPAKYDEAGTLTAPAVYGTQTRQDILRERAEVWFRTPCAAELDLRFLATVQRALTVRGYYKGPITGTLDSQTRAAIKAYQTPRGLESATLSLEAARQLGVAAYGRETPPDTESAPPKAP; encoded by the coding sequence GTGCCTGCCTCTTCTTCCCTCAGCCGCTCCCGCCTTCTGGTGAGCTTCGCACTCGCATTGGCCGGGCTGACCGCCGCCTGCGTGGAGCCCGAGCGCCGTCAGGTGGCCGTCACCGCTGCCAATACCGCAGCCCTGATCCCGACCCAAACCGATGCACCGGACACCGCTGACACGGGCACCTGCTGGGCGCAGGACACCCAGCCTGCGCTGATCCAGACCACCACCGAACAGGTGCAGATCGCACCCGCGAAATATGACGAAGCCGGCACGCTGACCGCACCGGCCGTCTATGGCACCCAGACCCGGCAGGACATCCTGCGCGAACGCGCCGAGGTCTGGTTCCGCACGCCCTGCGCAGCCGAGCTGGACCTGCGCTTCCTCGCCACCGTACAGCGCGCGCTCACCGTTCGTGGCTATTACAAGGGCCCGATCACGGGCACGCTGGATTCCCAGACCCGCGCCGCGATCAAGGCCTATCAGACCCCGCGCGGGCTTGAGAGCGCGACGCTCTCGCTGGAAGCAGCACGCCAGCTTGGCGTGGCCGCTTATGGCCGGGAGACGCCTCCCGATACCGAGAGCGCGCCGCCAAAAGCCCCCTAG
- the rpiA gene encoding ribose-5-phosphate isomerase RpiA — protein sequence MPAELSPIDKAKFVAAKRATDFVEDGMRVGLGTGSTAAWLVRCLGELVREDGLRITGVPTSSRTADLARQVGIKVVSLDEAKWLDVTIDGADEYDANLNLIKGGGGALLQEKIVATASDQMIVIADISKQVDTLGAFPLPVEVVPFGWQTTKALIEETVVGLDVLGQATTLRLNGDTPYITDEGNYILDLHLKRIGNPRQLSLVMNQIPGVVENGLFIDICDAVVIGYGDGKVEVRDINAGTIEEDHLDFVDEKNMFSDL from the coding sequence ATGCCCGCAGAGCTTTCGCCGATCGACAAGGCCAAGTTCGTTGCCGCCAAGCGCGCCACCGATTTCGTCGAGGACGGGATGCGCGTGGGTTTGGGCACCGGCTCCACCGCAGCCTGGCTGGTGCGCTGCCTTGGCGAGTTGGTGCGTGAAGACGGCCTGCGCATCACTGGCGTGCCGACCTCCAGCCGCACCGCCGATCTGGCGCGTCAGGTTGGGATCAAGGTTGTCTCTCTGGATGAGGCCAAATGGCTCGACGTCACCATCGACGGGGCGGACGAATATGACGCCAACCTGAACCTGATCAAGGGCGGCGGCGGCGCGCTGCTGCAGGAAAAGATCGTGGCCACGGCCTCGGACCAGATGATCGTGATCGCCGATATCTCCAAACAGGTGGACACGCTCGGGGCCTTTCCACTGCCCGTGGAGGTGGTGCCGTTCGGCTGGCAGACCACCAAGGCGCTGATCGAGGAAACCGTGGTGGGGCTCGATGTGCTGGGGCAGGCAACAACGCTCAGGCTCAATGGGGATACGCCCTACATCACCGACGAGGGCAACTACATTCTTGATCTGCATCTCAAGCGCATCGGCAACCCGCGCCAGCTTTCCCTTGTGATGAACCAGATCCCCGGCGTCGTGGAAAACGGCCTCTTCATCGACATCTGTGACGCGGTTGTGATCGGCTACGGGGATGGCAAGGTCGAGGTGCGGGACATAAATGCCGGAACGATCGAGGAAGACCACCTCGATTTCGTCGACGAAAAGAACATGTTCTCCGACCTGTAA
- the hflK gene encoding FtsH protease activity modulator HflK: MAGNNGGPWGGGGNSGGGGGNDDNRGNRPGQRPGQNDPQIPDVDELVKKGQEQLKVLLGGGRGGRGNGSGGGAGGGGPKITRGTVGIAALAALGLWAYASFYTVKPDEKSVELFLGEFYAVGDPGLNFAPWPLITKEVISVTSEQTVEIGAGSRGADSGLMLTGDENIVDIDFQVVWNISDPARFLFTLRDPNQTIQAVSESAMREIIAQSELAPILNRDRGIIADRLQELIQTTLDSYDSGVNIIRVNFDGADPPEPVKDAFRAVQSAGQERDRLEKQADAYANRVLAGARGEAAQTLEEAEAYRAQVVNEASGEASRFSAVLEEYLKAPDVTRKRLYLETMEQVLGRVDKVILDEGAGEGGSGVVPYLPLNELRKSTTAEGGSN, encoded by the coding sequence ATGGCTGGAAACAACGGCGGACCCTGGGGGGGAGGCGGCAACAGCGGCGGTGGAGGCGGTAACGACGACAACCGCGGCAATCGCCCAGGCCAGCGCCCCGGGCAGAATGATCCGCAGATTCCCGACGTTGATGAACTTGTGAAGAAGGGCCAGGAGCAGCTGAAGGTGCTTCTGGGCGGCGGCCGTGGTGGCCGTGGCAATGGCAGCGGCGGTGGCGCTGGCGGCGGTGGTCCGAAGATCACCCGCGGCACCGTGGGCATCGCGGCGCTGGCGGCGCTGGGTCTCTGGGCCTACGCCTCCTTCTACACCGTTAAGCCCGACGAGAAGTCGGTCGAACTGTTTCTCGGTGAGTTTTACGCTGTCGGCGATCCGGGCCTGAACTTTGCACCTTGGCCGCTGATCACCAAGGAAGTGATCTCGGTCACCAGCGAACAGACGGTGGAAATCGGCGCGGGCAGCCGAGGTGCTGACAGCGGGCTGATGCTGACGGGTGACGAGAACATCGTCGACATCGATTTCCAGGTGGTCTGGAACATCTCCGATCCGGCGCGCTTCCTCTTTACGCTGCGGGATCCGAACCAGACGATCCAGGCCGTTTCTGAATCGGCCATGCGCGAGATCATCGCGCAATCGGAGCTGGCACCGATCCTCAACCGGGACCGTGGCATCATCGCAGACCGGCTGCAGGAGCTGATCCAAACGACATTGGACAGCTATGACTCCGGCGTGAACATCATCCGGGTGAACTTCGACGGTGCCGATCCGCCCGAACCGGTGAAAGACGCCTTCCGCGCCGTGCAATCGGCCGGGCAGGAACGTGACCGGCTCGAAAAGCAGGCTGACGCTTACGCCAACCGCGTGCTCGCAGGCGCACGGGGTGAAGCCGCTCAGACGCTGGAAGAAGCCGAAGCGTACCGCGCTCAGGTCGTGAACGAGGCATCGGGTGAAGCCAGCCGCTTCTCTGCCGTTCTCGAAGAATACCTCAAGGCGCCGGATGTGACGCGCAAGCGTCTGTATCTTGAAACCATGGAACAGGTGCTGGGCCGTGTGGACAAGGTGATCCTTGACGAAGGTGCAGGCGAAGGCGGAAGCGGCGTTGTGCCCTACCTGCCGCTCAACGAGCTGCGCAAATCCACCACTGCTGAAGGAGGGTCCAACTGA
- the hflC gene encoding protease modulator HflC: MRRSTFIIPVLVVVAAGILSALFIVDEREKALVLQFGRVVAVKEEPGLAFKIPLIQEVVKYDDRILSREVGPLEITPLDDRRLVVDAFARYRIADVEQFRQAVGVGGIAAAESRLDSILRAQTREVLGSVSSNDILSSDRATLMLRIRNGAIAEARALGLEVIDVRLKRTDLPQANLDATFARMRAEREREAADEIARGEEAAQRVRAQADRTVVELVSEARREAEIVRGEADAQRNGIFAEAFGADEEFFRFYRSLNAYQRSFQSDNSSLVLSPDSEFFQYFKSATGE, translated from the coding sequence ATGCGTCGCTCCACGTTTATCATTCCCGTTCTCGTGGTGGTTGCCGCGGGTATCCTCTCGGCGCTCTTCATCGTGGATGAACGCGAAAAGGCGCTTGTGCTGCAGTTTGGCCGCGTCGTGGCCGTGAAGGAAGAGCCCGGGCTCGCGTTCAAGATCCCGCTGATTCAGGAAGTCGTGAAATACGACGACCGGATCCTGAGCCGCGAAGTCGGCCCGCTCGAGATCACGCCGCTGGATGATCGCCGCCTCGTCGTCGATGCCTTCGCGCGCTACCGGATCGCCGATGTCGAGCAGTTCCGTCAGGCCGTGGGTGTGGGCGGGATCGCTGCCGCCGAAAGCCGGCTGGACTCGATCCTGCGCGCCCAGACGCGGGAAGTGCTCGGCTCGGTGAGCTCCAACGACATCCTTTCGTCGGACCGGGCCACGCTGATGCTGCGCATCCGCAACGGCGCGATTGCCGAAGCCCGCGCGCTGGGCCTTGAGGTGATCGACGTGCGCCTGAAACGCACCGATCTGCCGCAGGCCAACCTCGATGCAACCTTCGCCCGGATGCGCGCTGAGCGTGAACGGGAAGCCGCGGACGAGATCGCCCGTGGTGAAGAAGCCGCGCAGCGGGTGCGTGCACAGGCCGACCGGACGGTGGTGGAGCTTGTCTCCGAAGCCCGCCGCGAAGCCGAGATCGTGCGCGGTGAAGCCGATGCGCAGCGCAACGGCATCTTCGCCGAGGCTTTCGGGGCCGATGAGGAGTTCTTCCGCTTCTACCGCTCCCTGAACGCCTACCAGCGCTCGTTCCAGTCGGATAACTCGTCGCTCGTGCTTTCGCCCGACAGCGAGTTCTTCCAGTACTTCAAATCGGCCACCGGCGAGTGA
- a CDS encoding L-serine ammonia-lyase, giving the protein MFLSVFEMFKVGVGPSSSHTMGPMVAAGRFLDSLRASPFAAHGVRASLHGSLAFTGVGHATDRATILGLAGFLPDSYEAEAAEAALTQIRTEKRLHPEGLPALAFDPDSDLVFDYGPPLPGHANGMILMATDAQGDVILQETYYSIGGGFVMTEGELAAGKDTDEGAPVPFPFKSAAEMLAMSTASGKSIAEMKRANELSRRPAADLDAGIARLWEVMNACIERGLAAEGTLPGGLNVKRRARQVHEALLAERGMNLTAPHTINDWMCAYAMAVNEENAAGGQVVTAPTNGAAGVLPATLRYWLDHVPGAAPSKIPDFLLTAAAIGGLVKHNASISGAECGCQAEVGSASAMAAAGLCAVMGGTPQQVENAAEIALEHHLGMTCDPVKGLVQVPCIERNGLGCIKAVSAASLALRGTGDHFVPLDSAIETMRQTGADMHEKYKETSLGGLAVNVPNC; this is encoded by the coding sequence ATGTTTCTCTCCGTTTTCGAGATGTTCAAAGTGGGCGTCGGCCCGTCCTCTTCCCATACGATGGGGCCGATGGTGGCCGCCGGGCGCTTTCTGGACTCCTTGCGCGCCTCGCCTTTTGCGGCCCACGGGGTGCGCGCCTCCCTGCATGGCTCGCTTGCCTTCACCGGCGTTGGCCATGCCACCGATCGCGCCACAATTCTGGGGCTCGCGGGCTTCCTGCCCGACAGCTACGAGGCCGAGGCCGCCGAAGCCGCGCTCACCCAGATCCGCACCGAGAAGCGCCTGCACCCCGAGGGCCTGCCCGCACTTGCTTTCGATCCCGACTCCGATCTCGTCTTTGACTACGGCCCGCCCCTGCCCGGCCACGCCAACGGCATGATCCTGATGGCAACGGATGCGCAGGGTGACGTGATCCTGCAGGAAACCTACTACTCCATCGGTGGCGGCTTCGTGATGACGGAAGGCGAACTGGCCGCCGGCAAGGACACCGACGAAGGCGCGCCGGTGCCCTTCCCGTTCAAATCCGCCGCAGAAATGCTCGCCATGAGCACGGCAAGCGGCAAGAGCATCGCCGAGATGAAACGCGCCAACGAGCTGTCGCGCCGCCCGGCGGCCGATCTCGATGCCGGGATCGCGCGGCTCTGGGAGGTGATGAACGCCTGCATCGAGCGCGGGTTGGCAGCGGAAGGCACCCTGCCCGGCGGCCTCAACGTCAAACGCCGCGCGCGGCAGGTGCATGAGGCGCTGCTGGCCGAACGCGGCATGAACCTCACCGCGCCGCACACGATCAACGATTGGATGTGCGCCTATGCCATGGCCGTGAATGAAGAGAACGCCGCCGGCGGGCAGGTTGTCACCGCCCCCACCAATGGCGCCGCCGGGGTGCTGCCCGCGACCCTGCGCTACTGGCTCGACCACGTCCCCGGCGCGGCCCCCTCGAAAATCCCCGATTTCCTGCTCACCGCCGCCGCCATCGGCGGGCTCGTGAAACACAACGCCTCGATCTCGGGCGCGGAATGCGGCTGTCAGGCCGAGGTCGGCTCGGCCTCCGCCATGGCCGCCGCTGGCTTATGCGCCGTGATGGGCGGCACGCCGCAACAGGTGGAAAACGCCGCCGAAATCGCGCTCGAACATCACCTCGGCATGACCTGCGATCCGGTGAAGGGCCTCGTGCAGGTGCCCTGCATCGAGCGCAACGGGCTGGGCTGCATCAAGGCCGTCTCCGCCGCCTCGCTGGCCCTGCGCGGCACCGGCGATCACTTCGTGCCACTGGACAGCGCCATCGAGACCATGCGCCAGACCGGGGCCGACATGCATGAGAAATACAAGGAAACCTCCCTCGGCGGCCTCGCGGTAAACGTCCCCAACTGCTGA
- the yghX gene encoding YghX family hydrolase yields MQRKKASDFDPRILELYDGYVHGKMSKRAFLAGATKYVAAGVTAAAVLESLQPNYALAQQVAPDDPAIETMIAEYDSPEGHGTIKGLMAKPAGATGKLPAVLVIHENRGLNPYIEDVVRRTAKAGYLAFGPDGLTPLGGYPGNDDQGREMQRELDRAKLMEDFFAAFEYLRDHEGSTGKVGAVGFCYGGGVCNALAVAYPDLSASVPFYGRQPDAADVPGIAAPLLIHYGGLDERINAGWPAYEAALKANNKVYEAHIYEGANHGFHNDTTPRYDEAAATLAWERTLAHFAKHLG; encoded by the coding sequence ATGCAACGCAAGAAGGCAAGTGATTTCGATCCGCGTATCCTCGAACTTTATGACGGCTACGTGCACGGCAAGATGTCCAAACGCGCGTTTCTCGCAGGGGCCACGAAATACGTGGCCGCCGGGGTCACGGCGGCGGCGGTTTTGGAGAGCCTGCAACCCAACTACGCGCTGGCGCAGCAGGTCGCGCCCGATGATCCGGCCATCGAGACCATGATCGCCGAGTATGACAGCCCGGAGGGCCACGGCACGATCAAAGGGCTGATGGCAAAGCCCGCCGGGGCCACCGGCAAACTCCCGGCGGTGCTCGTGATCCATGAGAACCGTGGCCTGAACCCTTACATCGAGGACGTCGTGCGCCGCACCGCGAAGGCCGGCTATCTTGCCTTCGGCCCCGATGGGCTCACCCCGCTCGGCGGCTATCCCGGCAACGATGATCAGGGGCGCGAGATGCAGCGCGAGCTGGACCGCGCCAAGCTGATGGAAGATTTCTTCGCGGCCTTCGAATACTTGCGCGATCACGAGGGCAGCACCGGCAAGGTCGGGGCGGTCGGCTTCTGCTACGGCGGTGGCGTCTGCAATGCCTTGGCCGTCGCCTACCCGGATCTGTCGGCCTCAGTACCCTTCTACGGCCGCCAGCCCGACGCCGCCGACGTGCCCGGTATCGCCGCCCCGCTGCTGATCCACTACGGCGGGCTGGACGAGCGGATCAACGCAGGCTGGCCTGCTTATGAAGCCGCGCTGAAGGCCAACAACAAGGTCTATGAAGCCCATATCTACGAAGGGGCCAACCACGGGTTCCATAACGACACGACCCCCCGTTACGACGAAGCCGCCGCAACATTGGCCTGGGAGCGCACGTTGGCGCATTTCGCCAAGCATCTCGGCTAG
- a CDS encoding Do family serine endopeptidase — MLVFGLALMLAPAFAPQAQAKGAPESFAELAEDISPAVVNITTSTTVAASTGGPSPLVPEGSPFEDFFREFQDRGGQGNRPRRSQALGSGFVISADGFVVTNNHVIEGADEILIEFFEGGELPAKVIGTDPNTDIALLKVESDEPLDFVEFGNSDVARVGDWVMAMGNPLGQGFSVSAGIISARNRALSGSYDDYIQTDAAINRGNSGGPLFNMDGEVIGVNTAILSPNGGSIGIGFAMSSAVVERVVAQLQEFGETRRGWLGVRIQDVTDDVAEALGLEDAVGALITDVPEGPAAEAGLKSGDLILSFDGKTVEDTRELVREVGNTEVGKTVEVVVLRDGSEETLAVTLGRRETAEGAVPASAPATEPVESEILGLSLSEMSDELREQLELGTNADGLVVTEVDEASEAYEKGLRAGDVITEAGQQKVASIEDLEGRIEDAEDAGRKSLLLLVRRAGEPRFVALSLE, encoded by the coding sequence ATGCTCGTCTTCGGGCTTGCGCTGATGCTCGCCCCCGCTTTCGCGCCGCAGGCGCAAGCCAAGGGCGCGCCCGAAAGCTTTGCGGAGCTGGCCGAAGACATCAGCCCGGCCGTGGTGAACATCACCACATCCACCACCGTTGCCGCCTCCACCGGCGGCCCCTCGCCGCTGGTGCCGGAAGGCTCCCCCTTCGAGGATTTTTTCCGTGAGTTCCAGGATCGCGGTGGCCAGGGCAACCGCCCCCGCCGCAGCCAGGCGCTCGGCTCGGGCTTCGTGATTTCCGCCGATGGCTTCGTGGTGACGAACAACCACGTGATCGAAGGCGCAGACGAGATCCTGATCGAGTTCTTCGAGGGCGGCGAGCTGCCCGCTAAAGTGATCGGCACCGACCCGAACACCGACATTGCGCTGCTGAAAGTGGAAAGCGACGAGCCGCTCGATTTCGTCGAGTTCGGCAACAGCGACGTGGCCCGCGTGGGCGATTGGGTGATGGCCATGGGCAACCCGCTGGGGCAGGGCTTCTCTGTCTCTGCTGGCATCATCTCGGCTCGCAACCGAGCGCTGTCCGGCAGCTATGACGATTACATCCAGACCGACGCCGCCATCAACCGCGGCAACTCCGGCGGCCCGCTCTTCAACATGGACGGCGAAGTGATCGGCGTGAACACCGCGATCCTGTCGCCCAACGGCGGCTCCATCGGCATCGGCTTTGCCATGTCCTCGGCCGTGGTGGAACGCGTTGTCGCCCAGCTGCAGGAATTCGGCGAGACCCGCCGCGGCTGGCTCGGCGTGCGCATTCAGGATGTGACCGACGACGTCGCCGAGGCTCTTGGCCTTGAAGACGCCGTGGGCGCGCTCATCACCGATGTGCCGGAAGGCCCCGCCGCTGAAGCCGGCCTGAAATCCGGGGATCTGATCCTGTCGTTTGACGGCAAGACGGTCGAAGACACCCGCGAGCTCGTGCGCGAAGTCGGCAACACCGAAGTCGGCAAGACGGTCGAGGTCGTGGTTCTGCGCGACGGCAGCGAGGAAACCCTCGCCGTGACGCTGGGCCGCCGCGAAACCGCCGAAGGCGCGGTGCCGGCCTCCGCCCCAGCCACCGAGCCGGTCGAGAGCGAGATCCTTGGCCTGTCGCTGTCGGAGATGAGCGACGAGCTGCGCGAGCAGCTGGAGCTTGGCACCAATGCCGACGGGCTCGTGGTGACAGAAGTGGACGAAGCCAGCGAGGCCTATGAGAAAGGACTGCGCGCCGGCGACGTGATCACCGAAGCCGGCCAGCAGAAGGTGGCCTCCATCGAGGATCTGGAAGGCCGGATCGAAGATGCCGAGGACGCCGGGCGTAAATCCCTGCTGCTTCTGGTGCGCCGCGCCGGTGAGCCGCGCTTCGTGGCGCTCTCGCTGGAATAA